In the genome of Chryseobacterium sp. 52, the window ATCTCTTTCTTTGGAAGAATCTTTATTGAGAATGGAACTGGCCAACAATTCGTATCAAAATGTTATTAATTTTTACGATGCAAGAATTTCTAAAAATCAGGGCAGTCAGAATATTTATAAAGAACAGTTTTTTGTCATGAACTTCCTGGCACAACACAATGAACTGGACACCAAATATAATCTTCCCAATGTAAAGCTTTCCGAATCCGGGCTTTTTAACAAGTCAAAACTGATGATTGAAAATCAGTGGGCATCTCACCCTTCCAATGAAGACCGTATTGCCAGACTTCGACATCTTAACATCATAAAAGATTCTGAAAATGCATCTGCAAAGGATCTTTTCAGAGATTTTGAAAAAACGGAAGAAAAACTGACTGCAAAGCTTTTTTCCAATGTAAAATATCAGAAAGGGAAAACCAATCTGGATTTTGAAACCTTCACATCAGAATTTGAAAAGCAGCATATTAAAGAGTCTTTTGATAAGATTTTCAACAGTTATTATGATAACAAGAATCCTGATTTCAGCGTTAAGGAAAACTTAGCCGCAAAAGATCTTTCTTTTGAACAGCTCTTCAGTAAAGAAAAAGTAGAACTGGTGTATACATTAATTGCGCTTGAAAATGACAAAAAAACCATAGAAGCCATTATTAAGAAAGAAATCAGCTTAAAAACTTTCGATTACGACGGAAAGAAATACACCACCAAAGAAGCCGGAAAACTGATTCCACAGATTGACAGTTCTATTTCAGAGGTAAAAGATCAGATCCATCATAATGATTCGGATATTTATACGTACTTCCTGAAACTGGCAAATGATGCCAACAAAAAAGATCAGTTTGAAAATACCTACAACAATTTTGCTTCTTATGACAGTGAATATGAAGATCTATTCAAACCGTATGCAGATATTATCACTGCTACTGCATTTATCAGTGCAAGAACCCCATTTGAACAGATTAGCAGAAACTTCAAAACCCTGAAACCTCTTGAACAGCAACTAAAAAGTAACATTATACCCTATCTGGATCATGCTCAGATGACCGAGGATCTGGAAGAACAAACGATCAAAGATCTGAGATATTATATTGAAAAAGAGCATATCTATTTCAATAACGATCAATACCTGAATACCAATCTGCAGTTACTGATGACTGCAATAAATATTCTGCCCTATTTTCTCCACAGAAAATATTTTCTGATGAAAAAAGAGCTGCTGTCAGTTATGAAAGACCTTGAGAATAAATTGCCTATTGAATCTACAATGATAACTGAAGCTGAGATACAGGAAATAAAATAATAGCAAAATAGAGCTTCAAAAAAACCTATACTTTCAAAAATTATCATTGATCAGATGCAGGAAATATTAAAACAAATTGAAAACAAAAATTCAGATTACGGCTTCAAAATTTCCGGGCCTGCTTCCCTTGATAAAATAAAAGAACTGGAAAGTAACACAGGCTTCAAACTTCCTGAAGATTTCATCCGGTTCTATACTATTTGTGATGGATTTGAATGTCATACAGATATTTTTAATTTTTTATCAATAGACACCATATTAGCCAATAAGGACTATGGAAACAATTGGTTTTTGTTTGCAGAATATATGATTTACTCGGATTTCTGGGGGTTGAGAAAGAATATAACCGGGGATTTTGAATTTTTCAATTCTGCACACAGCATTCCATCACACGCTCTTATTGATTTTTTAAAAGCGTTTTCGCAGGGAAACATTTTTGAAAAAGATGGAATATCTGATTGGGAAAAAATAGGATGAACAACGGTTTTTAATTAGCATTCCAACTCCATCTATTTTTTTGTAGTTTAGTTCTATTGAAATCTAACGGAAATAATACGACTTCTCACCCCATTCACTATTAAAAAACACATCATTTATGAAAAATATCCAGCGGGAAGATATCCATATGATCAGCCGCCACAGCAATATGACTGAACAGGAGATTGCAAACGCCCTGAAAGAAAATGTTTACAATGATCAGGCAATGTGGCAAAAATTCCTAAGACTGCTTTTGATCACCCTTGGAATCGGCTTTACCACTGCGGGAATCATTTTCTTTTTTGCGTATAACTGGGCAGACCTGAATAAATTTGTTAAACTGGGAATCACTGAAATACTGGTCATCGCAACAACGGTCATCGTTTTACTTCCAAAAATCAATACTACCACCAAAAATATTGTTCTTACGGGCTCTTCATTTCTGGTAGGCGCTTTATTTGCCGTTTTCGGACAGATTTATCAGACTGGAGCCAATGCTTATGACTTTTTCCTGGCCTGGACTCTTTTTATAACATTGTGGGTTGTGGTTTCCAATTTTGCACCGTTGTGGCTGTTATTGATTGTTTTAATCAATACTACCTTCTTTTTATACACGGAACAGGTCGCCAGAGATTGGCCGACAATATTGGTCGTTACCTTACATTTTCTGTTCAATGCAGCCGTACTTATTACCTTTATCTTTTTGGAGAAGGATAAAAAAATTAAAAATATCCCTAAATGGTTCATCTATATTTTAGGAATAGGGTGTGCAACTTTTGCCACGATAGGAATGGTTATCGGAATTCTTGATGGCTACCATTCTATATTTCCTTTTTTAACCTTAACCATTTTACCTGTCTATGCGCTCGGAATCCGGCATGGAATTCAATCAAAAAACGGATTTTATCTTTCGGTGATTCCATTGAGTCTGATTATCATTATTTCAGCTTTACTCTTCAAAATATCAGACGGAGAAGTAATGTTTTTGATCGTGGGCCTTTTTATCATCGTAAGCATTACGCTGGTGATTATGAATCTGATTAACCTTCAAAAAAAATGGAACCATGAGAAATAAACAAGAGATCAAAGAACTGCTGGATTATTTCCAAACTACAGAAAATAAAGAATTGAAATTTGATGAAGAAGCCATTTTTGCTGATTATCAAAAAAATAACAGCCATCAATCTTTAGCTATAAAAATTTTATCCATTTTTGGA includes:
- a CDS encoding M48 family metallopeptidase encodes the protein MYIQVSEDFKKKSKSAVLAISIFIIIYFLMFLLTIALAAGCVIGGIWLIAIKPMFLTLMLGAGLAGTGGFIFFFIIKFLFKKHINDRSYLTEIKRSDEPELFKMIDDIVKEAETDFPKTVYLSYDVNASVFYDSSFWSMFYPIKKNLTIGLGLINTSTKQELKAVLSHEFGHFSQRSMKVGSYVYNVNKIIFNLVNDDESYRNSISQWASWSGYFSIFALLALFITSKIQWVLTKMYSFVNIRHMALSREMEFHADEVAANIAGSLSLEESLLRMELANNSYQNVINFYDARISKNQGSQNIYKEQFFVMNFLAQHNELDTKYNLPNVKLSESGLFNKSKLMIENQWASHPSNEDRIARLRHLNIIKDSENASAKDLFRDFEKTEEKLTAKLFSNVKYQKGKTNLDFETFTSEFEKQHIKESFDKIFNSYYDNKNPDFSVKENLAAKDLSFEQLFSKEKVELVYTLIALENDKKTIEAIIKKEISLKTFDYDGKKYTTKEAGKLIPQIDSSISEVKDQIHHNDSDIYTYFLKLANDANKKDQFENTYNNFASYDSEYEDLFKPYADIITATAFISARTPFEQISRNFKTLKPLEQQLKSNIIPYLDHAQMTEDLEEQTIKDLRYYIEKEHIYFNNDQYLNTNLQLLMTAINILPYFLHRKYFLMKKELLSVMKDLENKLPIESTMITEAEIQEIK
- a CDS encoding SMI1/KNR4 family protein translates to MQEILKQIENKNSDYGFKISGPASLDKIKELESNTGFKLPEDFIRFYTICDGFECHTDIFNFLSIDTILANKDYGNNWFLFAEYMIYSDFWGLRKNITGDFEFFNSAHSIPSHALIDFLKAFSQGNIFEKDGISDWEKIG
- a CDS encoding DUF2157 domain-containing protein; translation: MKNIQREDIHMISRHSNMTEQEIANALKENVYNDQAMWQKFLRLLLITLGIGFTTAGIIFFFAYNWADLNKFVKLGITEILVIATTVIVLLPKINTTTKNIVLTGSSFLVGALFAVFGQIYQTGANAYDFFLAWTLFITLWVVVSNFAPLWLLLIVLINTTFFLYTEQVARDWPTILVVTLHFLFNAAVLITFIFLEKDKKIKNIPKWFIYILGIGCATFATIGMVIGILDGYHSIFPFLTLTILPVYALGIRHGIQSKNGFYLSVIPLSLIIIISALLFKISDGEVMFLIVGLFIIVSITLVIMNLINLQKKWNHEK